Proteins encoded within one genomic window of uncultured Draconibacterium sp.:
- a CDS encoding RNA polymerase sigma-70 factor — MTNKLNLNKVIDELAKDNETSLEKLFNYYYPRLYNFSKSILKIETGIDDILQEVFVKIWQNRKKIKTPNTFNALIFTITRNLLLNELRRQLNNKNAKEELKKLSLAKEYSLSQTIEFNELKERVDELIAELPERQKEIFLLSRSEGLSHKEIAEKLGIKPKTVEYHITLSVKHLKHKLGELGIMSLLYLYLFF, encoded by the coding sequence ATGACAAATAAACTAAACCTGAATAAGGTAATTGATGAACTGGCAAAGGATAATGAAACGTCACTTGAGAAATTATTTAATTACTATTATCCAAGGTTATACAACTTCTCAAAATCAATATTAAAAATAGAGACCGGGATTGATGATATCCTCCAGGAAGTGTTTGTAAAAATCTGGCAAAACCGAAAAAAAATTAAAACCCCGAATACCTTCAATGCACTTATTTTTACTATTACACGTAATCTCCTTTTAAACGAACTAAGAAGACAACTGAATAATAAAAATGCGAAAGAAGAGCTTAAAAAACTTTCCTTGGCAAAAGAATATTCCTTGTCTCAAACAATAGAATTCAACGAATTGAAAGAACGGGTTGATGAACTTATTGCTGAATTGCCCGAGCGACAGAAGGAAATTTTCCTGCTAAGCCGTTCAGAAGGATTGTCGCACAAAGAAATTGCAGAAAAGCTTGGCATTAAACCCAAAACAGTTGAATACCATATAACCCTGTCGGTAAAACACTTAAAACATAAACTTGGAGAACTGGGAATCATGTCATTGCTATACTTATATCTTTTCTTCTAA
- a CDS encoding FecR family protein, translating to MNNLFKKYYHSVLRPDEYPKTVDFIKDKKNDRIIKGLMKAFWKKELENTDIELRKNPELFTRIKEAISKERQLASSRKIRLYTWGLRVAAILIAALLVSNIFFSQKINDNFATQLQTITTPYGAKTKYILPDSSIVWLNSGSTFSYSLRFGKTRSVNLVGEAFFEVVKGSKPFIVNTEYGNVEVKGTSFNVKAYTDDSNFETTLVEGIVAFSVKNSENEVTLKPGEQIEKTENGYIIKPVETKHFTSWKEGKLLFNREPFPSFTKKLERWYNVKIEYNDPKLDELWYTGTIEMESISEVMEMISKAAPVTYHFDNKTRIFTIKSK from the coding sequence ATGAATAATTTATTCAAAAAATATTATCACTCGGTTCTTCGTCCCGATGAGTATCCAAAAACTGTTGATTTTATCAAGGATAAAAAAAATGACCGGATTATTAAAGGACTGATGAAAGCTTTTTGGAAAAAAGAATTGGAGAATACGGATATTGAATTACGAAAGAATCCTGAACTTTTTACCCGGATTAAGGAAGCAATCTCAAAAGAAAGACAGTTGGCTTCTTCCAGAAAAATAAGATTATATACCTGGGGGCTTCGTGTTGCAGCCATTCTTATTGCTGCGCTACTGGTGAGTAATATTTTCTTTTCCCAGAAGATAAATGACAATTTTGCAACCCAATTACAAACAATAACAACGCCATACGGGGCAAAAACAAAATATATTTTACCCGATAGTTCAATAGTTTGGTTAAATTCCGGGTCAACATTTTCATATTCTCTAAGATTTGGTAAAACACGATCTGTAAACCTAGTTGGTGAAGCTTTTTTTGAGGTAGTAAAAGGTTCAAAGCCATTTATCGTTAATACCGAATATGGGAATGTGGAAGTAAAGGGAACTTCATTTAATGTTAAGGCTTATACCGATGACAGCAATTTTGAAACTACACTGGTAGAAGGAATTGTTGCCTTTAGTGTTAAAAATTCAGAAAATGAAGTTACCCTAAAACCCGGCGAACAGATTGAAAAAACAGAGAATGGTTATATTATAAAACCGGTTGAGACAAAGCATTTTACGTCGTGGAAAGAAGGTAAACTGTTGTTTAACCGTGAGCCCTTCCCGAGTTTCACAAAAAAATTGGAGCGGTGGTACAATGTAAAAATTGAATACAACGACCCGAAGCTTGATGAATTATGGTACACCGGCACAATTGAAATGGAAAGCATAAGCGAAGTAATGGAAATGATTAGCAAAGCTGCACCTGTAACCTATCATTTCGATAATAAAACCCGCATATTTACAATCAAATCGAAATAA
- the istB gene encoding IS21-like element helper ATPase IstB, with the protein MYEHAKNIDRTKLLRLAECDFIDKNENVLISGSTGAGKSYIATALGYQACIEGYRVLYFNATKLFSKLKMAKADGSYLKELAKMARHQLIILDDFGLQPLDSQNRIALLELIEDRHNRGSMIVTSQLPVSKWYEIMGEKTIADAILDRLIHQSYRIELMGESMRKKRNIYNE; encoded by the coding sequence GTGTACGAACATGCAAAAAATATCGATCGGACAAAACTGTTAAGACTGGCTGAATGCGATTTTATTGATAAGAACGAGAATGTATTAATATCGGGCAGCACCGGTGCCGGCAAAAGCTATATTGCCACAGCCTTAGGGTATCAGGCCTGCATCGAGGGATACAGGGTCTTGTACTTTAATGCAACCAAGTTGTTTTCTAAATTAAAAATGGCAAAGGCCGATGGCTCTTATCTTAAAGAACTTGCAAAAATGGCCAGGCATCAGTTAATAATACTCGATGACTTTGGCCTGCAACCCTTAGATAGCCAAAACCGAATAGCTCTGTTGGAGTTAATTGAAGACAGGCACAATAGAGGCTCAATGATTGTTACATCACAACTGCCCGTTAGTAAGTGGTATGAAATAATGGGGGAGAAAACGATTGCCGATGCCATACTTGACCGTTTAATACATCAATCCTACAGGATTGAGCTGATGGGTGAATCAATGAGAAAAAAACGAAACATTTATAATGAATAA